One genomic segment of Drosophila melanogaster chromosome 3L includes these proteins:
- the l(3)psg2 gene encoding lethal (3) persistent salivary gland 2, translated as MSQAAGGSAVGMEQPATGKQLKPPEDLQDNDTNSLEPGEVVTPPHYHPSSPAVKKHLSKELMISKTLRKLPVSVVEQARKENGSGGTPNAQAEDADDSEGLYSESDSSGEDLKNVEDVQKARKEKQEEAAAATLPQAPPTPFLGINPLRFHMRAPCFEFPRMGFMPRMNRGGPRGMRPTFFGRPPAANRMGAPMMGGLPTQGPPPGAYAPQNPPPTGINSNSGRCKRLQSDVIWTALQPPVSFVFNLVSECSNTKHENCRTKAETTDHNSKESKLPSETKSTEPLIENNRSRELPQHKNYVRGKTSNRSHDRTQNRGRTRERSKESHGKSTENSKNKDEGRGKGRERDLFRRKSRERSQDKNLNRAKSMNLSKEKDEVGGEPRNTASGKSQERDQSRGKTKDRSRERDRTRNKTREKSQARDQTRSKANDAEHTRAKSRKRSSSRDKRREKSKEKLGDKEKNEDLSKEKLEGKSTEHSEKRNESKVKNKDTNEENANKKLRERSKDRNHSKERLHERTQNKSEERKPEAKKVRNAIENSKEAPTDRKKDKLLGPLGEKTDERSKDKQIKRSREQSVTKCPKESGKDTLMEHPPQENGLDGSKRSSMPHESFSESAKTREHASRRKNQTLSPWGSREGTPPMTPPQVQIPQTPIVDIANPKDFDIFADSPPRVNTAVSAPAATIERSTTPPLKSSIPIVPIAKADKLAPLLKASEIHSRIGALLEESDLHLDNLLATKEQLFRRTNEYKERKEAPKEIKAEYLPNSRHNRSATGRAEVEHHKSQPRHINPFKRESVLSGRKSSSRPSSKERRFQRHDSEVENWDRDLELERNQLNGSQLTGFQPRKSDEYTKFSIKKEKDLTPPPLQTNFTRTTIKIERNATPPRHMEHDVLVRNGAVATNAPPPAKEQESPDTDDYIDNWENDDSLASMPKNAPPVTPTPAPNANASLNATPLPPVASQFNGDDDDDDSNALWNAKSTPPPRRKNENLPEGNIHELYDKFMNSIKMSNEHLEPETLDTSKNSSLSNSPAEESSSGTETSSTSSSSSETEDDSSSDDDANESSSNDESATTSGNCNTNQDEAAGKEQLQKKNNVSKDLRKLKSLEDNLARIQMMRENYDAGDEISEELLKMESLFLMQRNAIMDKYRKQELKSNSSEDQQPVDEQGTVQAQEVVKETSFPVNSIFSANREAIKLTISPLKLTRKSVIFDKDEADLPETSKAEPPKQTLQKPQKEIAIVKPTIVESRSKPKLRSPPPSSGSRRRSRSRSISRSRARRRGSRTKSRTPSPRRRRLPSPRRVSRYAKRIGGGAVGGTRKGRSHSRSLTRSRTRSRSPSRRRRLPPAGHRKRGSISPIPQKLAGPRSPPPSRRRQSLSRDREREHLSRSRSPLPFKPPSPPMRRSWSKARSPTRRRSFSRSRSRSISPRSRLSAEEAFANYFEENQGMEAAAYYYNMSLMQQEDQNALGEGYDAYAAYMDSAYNMEQAYAQYSEEYSNTYMDYMVEVASSPQAPGSVLRELPMAPMMPVESLAPIAPLEAMPSMAATASGMPVAVQKGNVLEIVPSGEDILEAEENIVPDATDKPVEDTSKPKGKGVNFVDKVLPAYESDNEDRAVVEMAVKRALRKYHESRSQAAAKLQLIRDELLLLPPPPPPPLTTKPANLEKPVLVQKKPKFRYFHFDPFKCAIVKTYTRTLRSAYRPPFDPKHFAMLMKTGRLPQIPPGFLRHRPPFIPAHVDAVTRGAMLKEFFSKHPPPPLAMPMPVPNGMPYYLSGPPPTSSGAAVSPVPVNVLPQPIPVLDGSGYQGYPQSATMVPLPVPVPVPVPLPVPLPVSTDTTPSPALETPYFTPPPLPELPPLPELPSQFTVSSVPTITEIMPVDILQKLGPLPKTLDVDDGGGTASPEDISDDLKEVEAKPAEQHVVGVKPQLLVETQ; from the exons ATGTCGCAAGCAGCTGGAGGATCTGCCGTCGGAATGGAGCAGCCAGCCACTGGCAAACAGTTGAAGCCCCCGGAGGATCTCCAGGACAATGACACCAACAGTCTGGAACCGGGCGAGGTGGTGACCCCGCCCCATTATCATCCCAGCAGTCCGGCAGTCAAAAAGCACCTGTCCAAAGAGCTGATGATAAGCAAAACATTACGGAAGCTACCAGTTAGCGTTGTGGAACAGGCGCGCAAAGAGAACGGATCTGGCGGGACACCAAATGCCCAAGCCGAGGATGCGGACGATAGCGAAGGCCTCTATTCGGAATCGGACTCCTCGGGGGAGGACCTCAAAAACGTAGAAGATGTGCAGAAGGCGAGGAAGGAAAAGCAGGAGGAGGCTGCAGCTGCTACCCTGCCCCAAGCACCGCCCACGCCGTTCTTGGGCATTAATCCGCTAAGATTCCACATGAGAGCTCCTTGCTTTGAATTTCCACGCATGGGCTTTATGCCCCGAATGAACAGGGGCGGACCAAGGGGCATGCGACCAACATTCTTTGGTCGCCCACCCGCAGCGAATCGCATGGGAGCTCCCATGATGGGTGGGCTACCAACGCAAGGACCTCCGCCGGGAGCGTATGCACCTCAAAATCCACCACCTACAGGTATTAACAGCAATTCAGGTCGTTGCAAGCGACTCCAATCGGATGTGAT TTGGACAGCATTGCAACCGCCAGTGTCCTTTGTCTTTAATCTTGTTTCCGAGTGCTCCAATACAAAGCATGAGAACTGCAGGACTAAAGCGGAAACTACTGACCACAACTCCAAGGAATCAAAACTTCCCAGCGAAACAAAGTCCACTGAACccttaattgaaaacaatcgATCGAGAGAGTTGCCCCAGCACAAAAATTACGTCAGAGGAAAAACAAGTAATCGATCCCATGACAGAACCCAAAATCGAGGAAGAACTAGGGAGAGGTCGAAAGAATCGCACGGAAAGTCCACTGAAAACTCCAAGAACAAGGATGAAGGCAGAGGGAAAGGAAGAGAAAGAGATTTGTTTCGACGGAAAAGTAGAGAAAGATCCCaagataaaaatttaaatagagCAAAAAGTATGAATCTATCTAAGGAAAAGGATGAAGTTGGAGGTGAGCCTAGAAATACAGCGAGTGGAAAGTCCCAGGAAAGAGATCAATCCAGAGGTAAAACTAAAGACCGATCTAGGGAGAGAGATCGGACTAGGAATAAAACACGTGAAAAATCACAAGCCAGAGATCAAACCAGAAGTAAGGCAAACGACGCGGAACATACTAGAGCAAAATCAAGGAAAAGGTCCAGTTCAAGGGATAAGCGTCGAGAAAAATCAAAGGAAAAGCTAGGCGATAAGGAAAAGAATGAAGACTTATCCAAGGAAAAGCTTGAAGGAAAATCTACCGAGCATAgcgaaaaaagaaatgaatCCAAGGTTAAAAATAAGGATACGAATGAAGAAAACGCAAATAAAAAGCTTCGAGAGCGTTCCAAAGATAGAAACCATTCTAAGGAAAGACTGCATGAAAGAACGCAGAATAAGTCTGAAGAAAGAAAGCCTGAAGCAAAGAAAGTAAGAAATGCAATAGAAAATTCAAAGGAAGCGCCAACTGATCGCAAAAAGGACAAACTCTTGGGGCCATTGGGAGAAAAAACAGACGAACGTTCAAAGGACAAGCAAATAAAGCGATCGAGAGAACAATCAGTAACGAAATGCCCAAAGGAAAGCGGCAAGGACACATTAATGGAGCATCCGCCACAAGAAAATGGATTGGATGGCTCCAAGAGATCAAGCATGCCGCATGAATCCTTCAGTGAAAGTGCAAAAACAAGAGAACACGCATCAAGAAGAAAAAATCAGACGCTTTCGCCTTGGGGGAGCAGGGAAGGAACTCCCCCAATGACACCACCACAAGTTCAGATCCCTCAGACTCCAATTGTTGATATCGCAAATCCCAAGGACTTTGATATTTTTGCCGACTCACCTCCACGAGTAAACACTGCCGTTTCAGCTCCAGCTGCAACTATTGAAAGGAGTACAACGCCGCCGTTGAAGTCATCCATTCCTATTGTCCCCATCGCTAAAGCCGACAAACTGGCTCCTCTGCTCAAGGCCAGTGAGATTCACAGTAGGATTGGCGCCCTGCTCGAGGAGAGCGATTTGCATTTGGATAATCTACTAGCTACTAAAGAGCAGTTGTTCCGTCGCACTAATGAATACAAAGAGAGAAAAGAGGCTCCCAAAGAGATTAAAGCTGAATACCTTCCGAATAGCAGGCATAATAGATCTGCGACTGGTAGGGCAGAGGTCGAGCATCACAAAAGCCAACCACGACATATAAATCCTTTCAAGCGCGAATCAGTATTAAGCGGGAGGAAATCCTCCTCTCGCCCTTCAAGCAAGGAGAGACGATTTCAAAGACACGACAGTGAGGTTGAGAATTGGGATAGGGATCTAGAACTCgaaagaaatcaattaaatggcAGTCAGCTAACTGGATTCCAACCAAGAAAGAGTGATGAGTATACAAAATTCAGCATTAAGAAAGAAAAAGATCTTACACCCCCGCCTCTGCAAACGAACTTTACTCGAACCACTATAAAAATCGAACGCAATGCAACGCCTCCCCGGCACATGGAGCACGATGTGCTGGTTAGAAACGGTGCAGTGGCGACCAATGCTCCTCCACCGGCAAAAGAGCAGGAAAGTCCCGATACGGATGACTACATCGACAACTGGGAAAACGACGATTCATTGGCCAGTATGCCCAAGAACGCACCTCCTGTTACTCCTACTCCCGCTCCAAATGCAAACGCATCTCTTAACGCTACACCCTTGCCACCAGTAGCTTCGCAATTTAATggcgatgatgacgatgatgactCCAACGCTCTGTGGAATGCAAAAAGCACACCTCCTCCGCGAAGGAAAAATGAGAACCTGCCCGAGGGCAACATCCATGAACTATATGACAAATTCATGAATAGTATTAAGATGTCCAACGAGCATTTGGAGCCAGAAACGCTGGACACCTCAAAGAACAGTTCCTTGAGCAATTCCCCAGCCGAAGAAAGTTCCTCGGGCACTGAGACTTCCTCAACAAGTAGCAGCAGTAGCGAAACCGAGGATGACTCCAGTTCAGATGACGATGCCAATGAAAGCTCTTCGAATGATGAATCGGCCACAACATCCGGTAATTGCAACACAAATCAGGATGAAGCCGCTGGTAAGGAGCAGctgcaaaagaaaaacaatgtAAGCAAGGACCTACGGAAATTAAAGAGCCTTGAAGACAATCTGGCTAGGATTCAGATGATGCGTGAGAACTATGATGCGGGCGATGAGATCTCTGAAGAACTGCTAAAAATGGAATCCTTATTTCTAATGCAGCGCAATGCCATCATGGATAAGTATCGCAAACAGGAACTTAAAAGCAATTCCAGTGAGGATCAGCAGCCAGTGGATGAACAGGGAACTGTTCAGGCACAAGAGGTGGTTAAGGAAACATCATTTCCTGTAAACAGCATCTTCAGTGCCAATCGGGAAGCCATCAAACTGACCATCTCGCCATTGAAGTTGACTAGGAAATCTGTCATCTTCGACAAGGATGAAGCAGATCTACCGGAAACATCCAAGGCGGAGCCTCCCAAACAAACTCTGCAAAAGCCACAAAAGGAGATTGCCATTGTGAAACCCACCATTGTCGAATCTCGATCAAAGCCTAAGCTAAGGAGTCCGCCACCATCATCAGGAAGTCGTCGTAGATCCCGGTCCCGTTCTATTTCAAGAAGTAGGGCACGACGTCGCGGCTCGAGGACCAAGTCGCGTACTCCCAGCCCCAGACGCCGACGTCTTCCATCGCCCAGAAGAGTTTCCAGATACGCTAAGCGAATAGGAGGAGGAGCCGTCGGAGGAACTAGGAAAGGCAGGAGTCATAGTAGAAGTTTAACAAGGAGTCGAACGCGCAGTAGGAGTCCAAGTAGACGAAGACGGTTGCCACCAGCAGGGCATAGAAAACGAGGTTCAATATCTCCTATTCCACAAAAATTGGCTGGACCTCGGTCACCACCTCCTTCCCGCCGTCGTCAATCACTAAGTCGTGATCGGGAACGTGAACACTTATCTCGCTCCCGTTCGCCCTTACCCTTCAAACCACCGTCTCCTCCGATGAGACGCAGTTGGTCCAAAGCACGATCACCAACCAGAAGGAGATCGTTTTCCAGGTCGAGATCACGGTCTATATCACCAAGGTCTCGATTATCAGCAGAGGAAGCTTTCGCTAATTATTTTGAGGAAAATCAGGGCATGGAAGCGGCTGCCTACTACTACAATATGTCATTGATGCAGCAGGAGGATCAGAACGCATTGGGTGAGGGCTATGATGCTTATGCCGCATATATGGACTCCGCGTACAACATGGAACAAGCGTATGCACAGTACTCTGAAGAATATTCGAATACGTACATGGATTATATGGTCGAAGTAGCTTCTTCACCTCAGGCACCTGGATCGGTTCTTAGGGAACTACCTATGGCGCCGATGATGCCCGTGGAATCCCTTGCTCCTATAGCGCCATTGGAGGCAATGCCATCGATGGCGGCTACGGCGTCAGGGATGCCAGTGGCCGTACAAAAAGGAAACGTTTTGGAGATAGTACCTTCTGGGGAGGATATACTGGAAGCAGAGGAGAACATAGTGCCAGATGCAACAGATAAACCAGTTGAGGACACGAG CAAACCAAAGGGAAAAGGCGTTAATTTCGTGGATAAGGTGCTGCCCGCATACGAGAGCGACAACGAAGACCGGGCGGTCGTTGAAATGGCGGTGAAACGTGCCCTGCGGAAATATCACGAAAGTCGCTCCCAAGCCGCCGCCAAGCTGCAACTGATTCGCGATGAGCTACTTCTGTTgcctccaccaccaccgcctccacTGACAACCAAGCCAGCTAATCTGGAAAAGCCTGTTTTGGTGCAGAAGAAACCGAAGTTCCGATACTTTCATTTTGATCCTTTCAAGTGTGCAATAGTGAAGACGTACACACGCACGCTGCGTTCAGCCTACCGCCCTCCATTCGATCCCAAGCATTTTGCCATGCTAATGAAGACCGGTCGCCTGCCGCAGATTCCTCCAGGATTCCTGCGACACCGCCCACCATTTATACCTGCGCATGTCGATGCTGTCACGAGAGGAGCAATGCTCAAGGAATTCTTTAGCAAACATCCTCCACCGCCCCTAGCGATGCCCATGCCTGTACCCAATGGGATGCCCTATTACCTGAGTGGTCCGCCGCCAACGTCAAGTGGAGCTGCAGTTTCTCCTGTGCCTGTTAATGTCCTGCCACAACCCATACCCGTGTTGGATGGAAGTGGTTATCAGGGTTATCCTCAGTCGGCTACAATGGTACCATTACCTGTTCCAGTTCCTGTTCCAGTGCCGCTACCTGTGCCCTTGCCTGTTTCTACTGACACGACGCCATCTCCCGCGTTGGAAACTCCTTACTTCACACCACCACCTCTGCCCGAGCTGCCGCCTCTACCCGAACTGCCGTCTCAATTCACCGTGAGTTCAGTGCCCACAATAACGGAGATAATGCCAGTGGATATACTACAGAAGTTGGGACCGCTGCCCAAGACCTTGGACGTTGATGACGGAGGTGGAACTGCCAGTCCGGAGGATATTAGCGACGATCTCAAGGAGGTTGAGGCAAAGCCAGCCGAACAGCATGTGGTGGGCGTGAAGCCGCAGCTCCTTGTGGAGACCCAGTAG
- the spo gene encoding spook, isoform A, protein MLAALIYTILAILLSVLATSYICIIYGVKRRVLQPVKTKNSTEINHNAYQKYTQAPGPRPWPIIGNLHLLDRYRDSPFAGFTALAQQYGDIYSLTFGHTRCLVVNNLELIREVLNQNGKVMSGRPDFIRYHKLFGGERSNSLALCDWSQLQQKRRNLARRHCSPREFSCFYMKMSQIGCEEMEHWNRELGNQLVPGEPINIKPLILKACANMFSQYMCSLRFDYDDVDFQQIVQYFDEIFWEINQGHPLDFLPWLYPFYQRHLNKIINWSSTIRGFIMERIIRHRELSVDLDEPDRDFTDALLKSLLEDKDVSRNTIIFMLEDFIGGHSAVGNLVMLVLAYIAKNVDIGRRIQEEIDAIIEEENRSINLLDMNAMPYTMATIFEVLRYSSSPIVPHVATEDTVISGYGVTKGTIVFINNYVLNTSEKFWVNPKEFNPLRFLEPSKEQSPKNSKGSDSGIESDNEKLQLKRNIPHFLPFSIGKRTCIGQNLVRGFGFLVVVNVMQRYNISSHNPSTIKISPESLALPADCFPLVLTPREKIGPL, encoded by the coding sequence ATGCTGGCTGCTTTGATTTACACTATTTTGGCGATTTTACTGAGTGTTCTGGCCACGTCCTACATATGCATTATATATGGAGTCAAGCGCCGCGTTCTGCAGCCCGTTAAAACAAAGAATTCAACCGAAATCAATCACAATGCTTATCAAAAATATACCCAGGCTCCAGGACCACGACCATGGCCCATCATTGGTAATCTTCATCTGCTGGATCGATACAGGGATAGTCCCTTTGCGGGATTCACGGCGTTGGCACAGCAATACGGAGACATATACTCCCTGACCTTCGGACACACCCGCTGTCTGGTGGTGAACAACTTGGAGCTGATCCGCGAGGTGCTCAATCAAAATGGCAAGGTGATGAGCGGGCGGCCAGACTTCATACGATATCATAAACTATTTGGTGGCGAGCGGAGCAATTCGTTGGCTCTGTGCGATTGGTCACAGCTGCAGCAGAAGAGAAGGAATCTGGCCAGGCGTCACTGCTCGCCCAGGGAATTTTCCTGCTTCTACATGAAAATGTCCCAGATTGGTTGCGAGGAAATGGAGCACTGGAATCGGGAGCTGGGAAACCAACTCGTTCCTGGAGAGCCGATCAACATCAAGCCTCTGATTCTGAAGGCCTGTGCAAATATGTTTAGTCAGTACATGTGTTCGTTGAGGTTCGACTACGATGATGTGGACTTCCAACAGATTGTTCAATACTTCGATGAGATATTCTGGGAAATCAATCAGGGACATCCGCTGGATTTTCTACCCTGGCTATATCCCTTCTACCAGCGACACCTgaacaagatcatcaactgGTCCTCGACTATCAGGGGATTCATAATGGAAAGGATTATCCGGCATCGGGAGCTGAGCGTCGATTTGGATGAACCAGATCGGGACTTCACAGATGCTCTACTTAAAAGCCTGCTTGAAGATAAAGATGTCTCCCGGAACACGATTATCTTCATGCTGGAGGATTTCATTGGTGGACATTCAGCGGTTGGAAATCTAGTAATGCTAGTGCTGGCCTATATAGCCAAAAATGTGGATATTGGAAGGAGAATACAAGAGGAAATTGACGCAATTATTGAAGAGGAAAATAGGTCAATTAATTTGCTGGACATGAATGCTATGCCCTACACGATGGCGACGATTTTCGAGGTGCTGCGATATTCATCCTCCCCAATTGTTCCACATGTGGCCACCGAGGACACAGTGATCTCTGGCTATGGGGTAACCAAGGGCACCATTGTGTTCATCAACAATTATGTGCTAAACACCAGCGAGAAATTCTGGGTAAATCCCAAGGAATTTAATCCATTAAGATTTTTGGAACCGTCAAAGGAACAAAGCCCAAAAAATTCCAAAGGTTCTGATTCTGGCATCGAAAGTGATAATGAAAAACTTCAACTAAAGAGGAATATTCCGCACTTTCTGCCCTTTAGCATCGGGAAGCGGACTTGCATCGGCCAGAATTTGGTGAGAGGATTTGGTTTTCTGGTCGTGGTCAACGTAATGCAGAGATATAATATCAGCAGTCATAATCCTTCGACGATTAAGATCAGTCCGGAGAGTTTGGCACTGCCTGCCGATTGTTTTCCATTGGTCTTGACACCCAGGGAAAAGATCGGACCactataa
- the Alp10 gene encoding alkaline phosphatase 10 produces the protein MVKSCLILCFFALLVIQARSDLADDQEHAQHPRLQSSRDFEALDEELDTRFWHDKAQSILADKLAGHKKLNENRAKNVILFLGDGMSVHTIAATRAFMGDSNKQVFFEKFPYLGLSKTYAVNERTPDSANTATAYLTGVKANYGTIGVNAQVQRGDCVTNSSSHVQSIGQWAQEAGKWAGLVTTARVTHASPAGVYAHVSERNWEHDGEIISSKCSPDVNTDIARQLVEWPVGQELRVIMGGGRSYFRDQSQHDETGVSGLRTDGRDLISDWREIKKQQGAEGKYVWSLKGLKETDISKTDYLLGLFDTSHLPYHGDRRRTHYEDAEPSLSDMTEAAIKMLSKNEEGYFLFVESGRIDMAHHATKAMKALEDTEEFAAAVELARKMTDEEDTLIVVTSDHSHTMSINGYPYRRQNILSLAPNLADDELPFTILSYANGPGFDDTYSTKDGRIDLSHADTTSAEFEFQATVPLSSETHGAEDVGVFASGPFEHLFTGNYEQSAIPAMMAYAANIGPFAKDKINEQ, from the exons ATGGTAAAGAGTTGCCTGATCTTGTGCTTCTTCGCTCTCCTGGTCATCCAGGCCCGGAGTGATCTAGCCGATGACCAAGAGCACG CCCAACATCCCCGTCTGCAATCATCACGCGACTTCGAGGCCCTCGACGAGGAGCTGGACACACGATTCTGGCACGATAAGGCCCAATCGATTCTGGCCGATAAGCTGGCCGGCCATAAAAAGCTCAACGAGAATCGCGCCAAGAACGTGATCCTATTTTTGGGCGATGGCATGTCCGTTCACACGATCGCGGCCACACGTGCTTTCATGGGCGATAGCAACAAGCAGGTCTTCTTCGAGAAGTTCCCCTACTTGGGTCTGTCCAAGACGTATGCCGTCAACGAGCGTACTCCGGACTCGGCCAACACTGCTACGGCCTATTTGACCGGAGTCAAGGCCAACTATGGCACCATTGGAGTCAATGCCCAGGTGCAGAGGGGCGACTGTGTGACCAATTCGAGTAGCCATGTCCAGAGCATTGGTCAGTGGGCCCAGGAGGCCGGCAAGTGGGCCGGTTTGGTGACCACCGCCCGGGTGACACACGCTTCTCCAGCCGGAGTTTATGCCCATGTTTCCGAACGGAATTGGGAGCACGATGGTGAAATCATCAGCTCCAAATGCAGTCCCGACGTCAACACCGATATTGCCCGGCAGCTGGTCGAGTGGCCAGTGGGTCAGGAACTACGCGTCATCATGGGCGGCGGTCGATCCTATTTTCGGGATCAGTCCCAGCACGATGAGACTGGCGTTTCGGGCTTGCGAACCGATGGACGCGATCTGATCAGCGATTGGCGAGAGATCAAGAAACAGCAGGGAGCGGAGGGCAAGTACGTCTGGTCACTTAAGGGCCTGAAGGAAACGGATATTAGCAAGACGGATTACCTTCTCGGTCTCTTCGACACCTCCCATCTGCCCTACCATGGCGATCGTCGCCGTACCCATTATGAAGATGCAGAGCCATCCCTTTCCGACATGACAGAAGCGGCCATCAAGATGCTCAGCAAGAACGAGGAGGGTTACTTCCTCTTCGTGGAGAGTGGACGCATTGATATGGCCCATCACGCCACCAAGGCGATGAAGGCTCTGGAGGACACCGAAGAATTCGCGGCAGCCGTGGAACTGGCTAGGAAAATGACCGACGAGGAGGACACGCTGATTGTGGTGACATCGGATCACTCGCACACCATGTCTATCAACGGCTATCCG TACCGTCGACAGAACATCCTTTCCCTTGCTCCCAATCTGGCTGATGATGAGCTTCCCTTTACCATCTTGTCGTATGCCAATGGTCCAGGATTTGATGATACCTACAGCACTAAAGATGGACGCATTGATCTTTCCCATGCGGACACCACAAGCGCAGAGTTTGAGTTCCAGGCCACGGTTCCCTTGAGCAGCGAAACCCACGGCGCTGAGGATGTGGGTGTCTTTGCCTCCGGTCCCTTCGAGCACCTGTTCACCGGCAATTATGAGCAGAGTGCCATCCCAGCCATGATGGCTTATGCAGCCAACATTGGACCATTTGCCAAGGACAAGATTAATGAGCAATAA
- the Alp9 gene encoding alkaline phosphatase 9, isoform B codes for MLSLKFWIRLGLLTVVWGAAVPGRAPVDEERMHPHLPTSPRLRTISGEETQEFWHSASKKLIREKLEFVRNTKKAKNIILFLGDGMGLATLAAARSYIGGEELKLSFEEFPFTGLSKTYSVDKIVPDSACTSTSYLCGVKANYGTIGVNAHVKRGDCAAMANETNHVFSLGKWAMDAGKAAGLVTTTRVTHASPSGVYAHVADREWENNAVLEEACGELSDGLQDIAVQLIHGEVGSKLKVMLGGGKRSFYSPEHYDKGRRTDGRNLVEEFEALDAGNTFVKTQKKLLNVNATETGRLLGLFSKSHMHYHLEQLADPDNNEPTLEEMTQKAIEVLETEEQGYFLFVEGGKIDISHHETMARIALDETAELSKAVKKAREMTNPEETLIVVTSDHSHTFSVSGYQPRGSDIFGAAKANGKDGKPYLALSYANGKSFQDYYNTETHERVDPTSLPTIGDFDQLFPAMVPLESETHGGEDVGVFASGPWAHLFTGVYEQNTIPHMMAFAACVGDGLTACD; via the coding sequence ATGCTGAGTCTTAAGTTCTGGATTCGCCTCGGTCTGCTGACCGTCGTTTGGGGTGCAGCGGTTCCTGGAAGAGCCCCCGTGGACGAGGAGCGAATGCATCCACATCTGCCCACTAGTCCCAGGCTGCGTACGATTTCCGGCGAGGAAACCCAGGAGTTCTGGCACTCGGCCAGCAAAAAACTCATCCGCGAAAAGTTGGAGTTCGTGAGGAACACCAAGAAGGCCAAGAACATTATACTGTTTTTGGGCGATGGCATGGGACTGGCTACTCTGGCTGCTGCCAGGAGTTACATTGGAGGCGAGGAGTTGAAGCTCTCCTTCGAAGAATTCCCCTTTACCGGACTATCGAAAACCTATTCGGTGGACAAAATAGTCCCCGATAGCGCCTGTACCTCAACCTCATATCTCTGCGGAGTGAAGGCGAACTACGGAACCATCGGCGTAAATGCGCATGTGAAGCGAGGCGACTGTGCGGCGATGGCCAATGAAACGAACCATGTCTTCTCCCTGGGTAAATGGGCCATGGATGCGGGCAAAGCTGCTGGACTAGTGACCACCACCCGAGTGACCCACGCCTCGCCATCCGGAGTCTACGCCCATGTCGCCGATCGTGAATGGGAGAATAACGCTGTTCTCGAGGAGGCCTGCGGTGAGTTGTCAGATGGACTCCAGGACATAGCTGTCCAGTTGATTCACGGCGAGGTGGGCAGCAAACTCAAGGTCATGCTGGGTGGAGGCAAGCGAAGCTTCTATAGTCCGGAACACTACGACAAGGGCCGGCGCACTGATGGTCGTAATCTCGTCGAGGAATTCGAAGCCTTGGACGCGGGCAACACCTTTGTGAAAACGCAGAAGAAGCTGCTCAATGTGAACGCCACTGAAACCGGTAGATTGTTGGGCCTGTTCAGCAAGAGCCACATGCACTATCATCTGGAGCAACTGGCCGATCCGGACAACAATGAGCCCACCTTGGAGGAGATGACACAGAAGGCCATTGAAGTGCTGGAAACCGAAGAGCAGGGATACTTCCTTTTCGTTGAAGGAGGTAAAATCGACATCAGCCACCACGAAACAATGGCACGAATTGCTTTGGATGAGACCGCTGAACTCTCGAAGGCGGTGAAGAAGGCTAGGGAGATGACCAACCCGGAGGAGACCCTCATTGTGGTGACCTCGGATCACTCGCACACCTTCAGCGTTTCGGGATATCAACCACGAGGAAGCGACATCTTTGGAGCTGCCAAGGCGAATGGCAAGGATGGCAAACCGTATCTGGCCTTGAGCTATGCCAACGGCAAGAGTTTCCAGGACTACTACAATACGGAGACCCACGAGCGCGTGGATCCCACCAGTCTGCCCACAATCGGAGACTTCGATCAGCTCTTCCCCGCGATGGTGCCCCTTGAATCGGAGACCCATGGCGGCGAGGATGTGGGTGTCTTCGCCTCGGGACCCTGGGCACATCTCTTCACTGGCGTCTACGAACAGAACACCATTCCTCACATGATGGCATTCGCTGCCTGTGTGGGCGATGGACTAACCGCTTGCGATTAG